The Waddliaceae bacterium genome has a segment encoding these proteins:
- the pseB gene encoding UDP-N-acetylglucosamine 4,6-dehydratase (inverting), giving the protein MAIKPSSIDSKVILVTGGTGSFGRAFVRMLLEKHNPEKVIVFSRDECKQWEMRNSDHIFNSEKIRYFIGDVRDKDRLLMAFRDVDIVVHAAALKQIPTAEYNPCECVKTNVMGAMNVIDAAVERDVEKVIALSTDKAVNPANLYGATKLCSDKLFTAANVYSGKRQRPIFSVVRYGNVLGSRGSIVPMWQKMIEKGATTIPVTDERMTRFWITLEQATKFIMMALTKMEGGEIFVPKIPSMKVVDLAKAIAPEIPIEICGIRPGEKIHEVMVCNEDAHNTSEHPEYYVIRQHENSLKTKNTAENSVSEEFAYASDTNERWLTEKELYQSQIKNI; this is encoded by the coding sequence ATGGCTATAAAGCCTTCTTCGATAGATAGTAAGGTCATTCTGGTAACAGGGGGGACAGGAAGCTTCGGAAGGGCTTTCGTCCGTATGCTTCTAGAAAAACATAACCCGGAAAAAGTTATAGTCTTTAGCAGAGACGAATGTAAACAGTGGGAGATGCGCAATAGCGACCATATCTTCAACAGCGAGAAAATACGATACTTCATCGGTGATGTCAGAGACAAAGATCGTCTACTTATGGCTTTCCGTGACGTCGATATCGTCGTCCACGCAGCAGCGCTTAAGCAAATTCCTACGGCAGAATATAACCCCTGCGAATGTGTTAAAACTAACGTCATGGGAGCAATGAACGTTATAGACGCTGCAGTAGAACGCGACGTCGAAAAAGTTATAGCACTGTCAACCGATAAAGCCGTAAACCCCGCAAACCTATACGGCGCAACGAAACTATGTTCCGATAAACTCTTCACCGCCGCTAACGTCTACTCAGGGAAACGGCAACGCCCAATTTTCTCGGTAGTACGATACGGTAACGTCCTCGGCAGCAGAGGAAGCATTGTTCCTATGTGGCAGAAGATGATAGAAAAAGGGGCGACGACGATACCCGTAACCGACGAAAGGATGACGCGCTTCTGGATAACACTAGAACAAGCAACGAAATTCATCATGATGGCATTGACGAAGATGGAAGGCGGCGAGATCTTCGTACCGAAAATCCCTAGCATGAAAGTCGTGGACCTAGCAAAAGCGATAGCACCAGAAATCCCTATAGAGATCTGTGGGATACGCCCAGGAGAGAAAATCCACGAAGTGATGGTATGCAACGAAGACGCCCATAACACAAGCGAACACCCAGAATATTACGTTATAAGACAGCATGAAAATTCCTTGAAAACAAAAAACACCGCCGAAAATAGCGTCTCGGAGGAGTTCGCATACGCTTCAGATACTAACGAACGATGGCTCACAGAAAAAGAATTATACCAATCCCAAATAAAAAACATATAA
- a CDS encoding lipoate--protein ligase family protein: protein MTLTRKEHTQKSPSETIENAETMNVVTLENTPIIEQLRLEEALLRVGKGTWCIVNKGTTPAMVMGISGKANKWFKTDDVKKLNIPIIKRFSGGGSVAVDEDTFFVTFIADTHLLGVEHPIPENIMSWSKNLYGDVFDNKDVTERGGDYVFGDKKFAGNAHYIRRGRWLHHTSFLWSYNPTLMNLLRDPPRSPEYRAGRNHEDFLCTMSEFLPNKNAFFTSLLSTLNKRYTLHNISWDDASTIISIPHRKSVTSG, encoded by the coding sequence ATGACGTTGACAAGAAAAGAACATACACAAAAAAGCCCCTCAGAGACCATCGAGAACGCAGAAACGATGAACGTCGTAACGCTAGAAAACACCCCCATAATAGAACAGCTTCGCCTCGAAGAAGCACTGCTTCGTGTAGGAAAAGGGACGTGGTGTATCGTCAATAAAGGCACCACACCAGCGATGGTGATGGGCATCTCAGGAAAGGCGAACAAATGGTTCAAAACCGACGACGTAAAGAAGCTTAACATTCCTATCATAAAGAGGTTCAGCGGTGGTGGCAGCGTCGCCGTCGATGAGGACACTTTCTTCGTAACATTTATCGCCGACACACATCTCCTTGGCGTCGAACATCCTATACCGGAAAACATCATGTCGTGGAGCAAAAATCTATACGGCGATGTCTTTGACAATAAAGACGTTACGGAAAGGGGAGGCGACTACGTTTTCGGCGACAAAAAATTCGCCGGCAACGCACATTATATCCGTCGCGGAAGGTGGCTTCACCACACTTCTTTTTTATGGAGCTACAATCCAACGCTTATGAACCTTCTTCGTGATCCGCCACGTTCTCCAGAATATCGCGCTGGAAGAAACCACGAAGATTTCTTGTGCACAATGTCAGAATTCCTCCCCAACAAAAACGCCTTCTTCACAAGCCTCTTAAGCACCCTCAACAAACGATACACCCTCCACAACATATCGTGGGACGACGCCTCCACCATAATATCCATCCCACACCGCAAGTCAGTGACCAGTGGTTAA